A single Drosophila miranda strain MSH22 chromosome XR, D.miranda_PacBio2.1, whole genome shotgun sequence DNA region contains:
- the LOC108152886 gene encoding peptidoglycan-recognition protein SB1, whose amino-acid sequence AASECQKISQFSERSKEQQHTMTTNKFLAALMALCAIALSAEALNIEPRSSWGAVAARSPARISGAVDYVIIHHSDNPNGCSTSDQCQRMIKAIQTDHKGRRNFSDIGYNFIVAGDGKVYEGRGFGLQGSHAPNYNRNSIGIVFIGNFESTKPSSQMLQNAKDLIAKAKQGGYLKDTYTLLGHRQTKATACPGTALFNEIKTWPNWRSI is encoded by the exons GCAGCTTCCGAGTGCCAGAAGATCTCACAGTTTAGCGAAAGATCGAAAGAGCAGCAACATACGATGACGACAAACAAGTTTCTGGCAGCTCTAATGGCACTCTGCGCCATAG CTCTCTCCGCTGAGGCCCTGAACATTGAGCCGCGCAGCAGTTGGGGTGCAGTGGCTGCCCGTTCGCCGGCCAGGATAAGTGGCGCCGTGGATTATGTGATCATACATCATTCGGACAATCCCAATGGCTGCTCCACTTCGGATCAGTGCCAGCGAATGATCAAGGCCATACAGACGGACCACAAGGGCAGGCGAAACTTCAGCGACATTGGTTACAACTTCATTGTCGCCGGCGATGGGAAGGTGTACGAGGGACGAGGCTTTGGCCTGCAGGGCTCCCATGCCCCCAACTATAATCGCAACAGCATTGGCATTGTATTTATTGGAAACTTTGAGAGCACCAAGCCATCCTCGCAGATGCTGCAGAATGCCAAGGATCTGATTGCCAAGGCCAAGCAGGGGGGATACCTAAAGGACACCTACACGCTGCTGGGACATCGCCAGACCAAAGCCACCGCCTGCCCGGGCACGGCGCTCTTCAATGAGATCAAGACATGGCCCAACTGGAGGAGCATTTAA